From the genome of Erythrobacter litoralis, one region includes:
- a CDS encoding isopropylmalate isomerase — protein MEINWRPGIGDPTVWGWITVAAYFVAAFLAVRAARVSQFSGHRWQSEAFFWILLALSMLGLGINKQLDLQSLLTDLARIMAKDGGWYRDRHVYQEAVLLLVGVAGAIAILGLLVTLRRYCADIKIAALGMNLVICFVVIRAASFHKVDDLIGRNFLGLNWNVILELPGIFLVAVCAMRYSHRQTRARLRVKISTTQS, from the coding sequence ATGGAGATTAACTGGCGTCCCGGCATAGGCGATCCAACGGTTTGGGGCTGGATTACAGTCGCTGCCTATTTTGTTGCTGCGTTTCTTGCGGTCAGAGCGGCGCGCGTGTCTCAATTCTCCGGTCACCGATGGCAAAGTGAAGCCTTCTTTTGGATCCTTCTCGCCCTCTCCATGCTTGGACTTGGCATCAATAAACAGTTGGACCTGCAATCGCTCCTTACTGATTTGGCGAGAATCATGGCAAAGGATGGCGGTTGGTACAGAGATCGTCACGTTTATCAGGAGGCCGTACTCTTATTAGTTGGTGTGGCGGGGGCCATTGCCATCTTAGGGCTTCTTGTGACCCTCCGAAGATATTGCGCCGATATAAAAATCGCTGCGCTTGGTATGAACCTTGTGATATGCTTTGTTGTCATAAGAGCAGCTTCGTTCCATAAAGTTGACGATCTGATTGGTAGAAATTTCTTAGGCCTAAACTGGAACGTAATTCTTGAATTGCCCGGTATTTTTTTAGTGGCGGTTTGCGCCATGCGATACTCGCACCGGCAGACCCGAGCGAGATTGCGGGTTAAGATCTCGACTACACAATCTTGA
- a CDS encoding IS5 family transposase (programmed frameshift) has product MSGLWLLSEAQMRRIEPYFPLSHGIPRVDDRRIVSGIIFVIRNGLRWRDAPAGYGPHKTIYNRFIRWSRLGVFNRIFAQLAAKGGKPDQLMIDATHLKAHRTAASLLKKGLLPRRIGRTKGGLNSKLHAVCDGKGRPLIMLLSEGQMSDYKGAALMIEAFPKAEALLADRGYDADWFRAALEQRGIAACIPSKTNRKVPIPHDAVLYRQRHKVENMFGKLKDWRRIHTRYDRCAHTFMSAICIAATVIFWLPQ; this is encoded by the exons ATGTCCGGGCTGTGGTTGTTGAGCGAGGCGCAGATGCGCCGGATTGAGCCCTATTTTCCGTTGTCGCATGGGATCCCACGGGTCGATGACCGGCGGATTGTGAGTGGTATCATCTTCGTGATCAGGAATGGATTGCGCTGGCGTGATGCGCCTGCCGGCTACGGCCCGCACAAGACGATCTATAATCGCTTCATCCGCTGGAGCCGCCTGGGCGTGTTCAACAGGATCTTTGCCCAGCTCGCCGCCAAGGGCGGAAAGCCCGATCAGCTGATGATCGACGCCACCCACCTCAAGGCGCACCGGACGGCGGCAAGCCTGCTAAAAAAGGGGCTCT TACCCAGACGTATCGGCCGCACCAAAGGCGGACTGAACTCCAAGCTGCATGCAGTCTGCGATGGCAAGGGCCGGCCATTGATCATGCTGCTCAGCGAAGGGCAGATGAGCGACTACAAAGGGGCTGCGCTGATGATCGAAGCCTTCCCCAAGGCCGAGGCGTTGCTCGCCGATCGGGGCTACGATGCCGACTGGTTCCGCGCCGCTCTGGAACAGCGCGGTATCGCTGCCTGCATCCCGTCAAAAACGAACCGCAAAGTGCCCATCCCCCACGACGCGGTGCTCTATCGCCAACGCCACAAAGTCGAGAACATGTTCGGCAAACTCAAGGACTGGCGACGCATCCACACCCGTTACGACCGATGCGCCCACACGTTCATGTCCGCCATATGCATCGCCGCAACCGTCATCTTCTGGCTGCCGCAATGA
- a CDS encoding IS3 family transposase (programmed frameshift) → MSRYKQEAGMPTADVCRRHGISSATFYKWKSKYGGLEVSDARRLSQLEQENERLKKLLADSMLDNAMLKEIKRKKVLAPGARRQAVAHLQEVFEVSQRRACAVLGVDRTMVRYVSRRPDDGKARERIRELASQRRRFGYRRLHWLLCREGWTMNHKKFRRLYREERLQVRRRGGRKRALGTRAPMTVPQGPNQRWSLDFVSDAFACGRRFRIFAVVDDYSRECVRLIADTSISGARVGRELDAAVFERMARPHTIVSDNGTELTSMAILRWSKERNVEWHYIAPGKPYQNGFIESFNARLRDEFLNETIFTSLAHARQELEAWRQDYNHFRPHSSLGNRTPAEIGAGSSGKPYRGHAPDTVVAITPSDGHQTAQGSTRSW, encoded by the exons ATGTCGCGCTACAAACAGGAGGCTGGGATGCCAACGGCGGATGTGTGCCGCCGTCACGGGATCAGCTCGGCGACCTTCTACAAGTGGAAGTCGAAGTATGGCGGACTGGAAGTGTCCGATGCCCGGCGTCTGAGCCAGCTGGAGCAGGAGAACGAGCGGCTGAAGAAGCTGCTGGCGGACTCGATGCTCGACAACGCCATGCTCAAGGAGATCA AACGCAAAAAAGTTCTAGCGCCCGGTGCCAGACGGCAGGCGGTGGCTCATCTCCAAGAAGTATTCGAGGTGAGCCAGCGCCGTGCCTGTGCGGTGCTGGGCGTGGATCGGACCATGGTGCGCTATGTCAGTCGTCGGCCGGACGATGGGAAGGCGCGCGAGCGGATCAGGGAACTGGCCAGCCAGCGTCGCCGGTTCGGCTATCGGCGGTTGCACTGGCTGCTGTGCCGGGAAGGATGGACGATGAACCACAAGAAGTTCCGGCGGCTCTATCGCGAGGAGCGGCTGCAGGTGCGCCGTCGTGGCGGTCGCAAGCGGGCCTTGGGCACACGGGCACCGATGACGGTCCCGCAGGGTCCGAACCAGCGCTGGAGCCTAGACTTCGTGTCCGATGCCTTTGCCTGCGGACGCAGGTTCCGGATCTTCGCCGTGGTCGATGACTACAGCCGGGAGTGCGTGCGCCTGATCGCCGACACGTCGATCTCCGGCGCTCGGGTCGGGCGTGAACTCGATGCAGCGGTGTTCGAGAGGATGGCACGGCCCCACACGATCGTCAGCGATAACGGCACTGAGCTGACCAGCATGGCGATCCTGCGCTGGAGCAAGGAACGCAACGTCGAGTGGCACTACATCGCGCCGGGCAAGCCCTATCAGAACGGGTTCATCGAGAGCTTCAATGCCCGGCTCAGGGACGAGTTCTTGAACGAGACGATCTTCACCAGCCTTGCCCATGCCCGCCAGGAACTGGAAGCCTGGCGACAAGACTACAACCACTTCCGGCCCCACTCGAGCCTCGGGAACCGAACCCCGGCAGAGATCGGGGCAGGATCAAGCGGCAAACCGTATCGGGGGCATGCCCCCGATACGGTTGTTGCCATCACGCCCAGCGACGGGCATCAAACGGCCCAAGGCTCTACTCGTAGCTGGTAG
- the istB gene encoding IS21-like element helper ATPase IstB, which translates to MSTGPMIDAQRLSLMLNELRLPAIKHIWGDFAARADKEGWPAARLLAALAEHEIAERDRRRTERHLAEAKLPAGKTLDTFAFDAVPMVSKAQVMAMCAGDGWLEQGANLILFGPPGGGKTHLAAAIGLALVENGWRVLFTRTSDLVQRLQIARRELALESALAKLDKYHLLVLDDFAYVSRDQAETSVLFELISARYERRSLLITANQPFGDWNSVFPDPAMTLAAVDRLVHHATIFEMNVESYRRRTAEARRSGPGRPATYTTPKVLEAVRDNQDDK; encoded by the coding sequence ATGAGCACAGGTCCGATGATCGATGCCCAGCGCCTCAGCCTGATGCTGAACGAGCTGCGCTTGCCGGCAATCAAGCATATCTGGGGCGACTTTGCCGCGCGCGCAGACAAGGAAGGCTGGCCTGCGGCCCGGCTTCTGGCCGCGCTCGCCGAGCATGAGATCGCCGAACGGGATCGGCGGCGGACCGAGCGGCATCTGGCCGAAGCCAAGCTCCCTGCCGGAAAGACCCTCGATACCTTCGCGTTCGATGCCGTGCCAATGGTCTCCAAGGCGCAGGTCATGGCGATGTGCGCCGGCGACGGATGGCTCGAGCAGGGTGCCAACCTCATCCTGTTCGGCCCTCCTGGTGGCGGCAAGACCCATCTGGCCGCTGCCATCGGCCTCGCGCTGGTCGAGAATGGTTGGCGCGTCCTGTTCACGCGCACGTCCGATCTGGTGCAGCGGCTCCAGATCGCCCGGCGCGAACTGGCGCTCGAATCCGCGCTGGCAAAGCTCGACAAGTATCATCTGCTGGTGCTCGACGACTTCGCTTACGTCAGCCGGGACCAGGCCGAAACCTCGGTCCTGTTCGAACTGATCAGCGCCCGCTACGAACGTCGCTCGCTGCTGATCACCGCCAACCAGCCCTTCGGCGACTGGAACAGTGTCTTCCCGGATCCGGCCATGACGCTCGCCGCGGTGGATCGTCTGGTCCATCACGCAACAATCTTCGAGATGAACGTCGAAAGCTACCGGCGACGAACCGCCGAAGCGCGTCGCTCAGGCCCAGGCCGACCAGCGACCTACACGACGCCCAAGGTCCTCGAAGCCGTCCGCGACAATCAGGACGACAAATAG
- the istA gene encoding IS21 family transposase, translating to MPGRHITDHQMRLFMTLRKDHSVAQAAVKAGMSPATGYRLLQDPQRPLQTKAPRGRRRPDPLAGYFDEEVVPLLEAAPGLRPIAIFEELRRRHGSLPFARRTLERRIRAWRALHGPEREVIFRQLHEPGRLGLSDFTDMGDFDVTVAGVPLEHMLYHFRLTYGGFEHCHVILGGESFVALAEGLQNALWSAGGAPRLHRTDSLSAAFRNLAADARADLTTRYDALCQHYGMEPTRNNTGVAHENGSIESSHGHIKAAVRDALLLRGSSDFADLAAYRCFIDEVVTARNRRHAPSIDAERRTLQPLPDTRTSDYEEVLVAVTSSGGFTLRKVFYTVPSRLIGHKLRARLYDDRIDLFLGGTQLMTLVRGRAGDNGKHGHIVDYRHVIHSLRRKPMALMGLVYRDSLFPREAYRRMFEHLLEQEGERSACRITVDLLAMAHERACEAELAGLLEADLAARRCPDIGALRSRFSPDPAQLPAVTVKLGGLASYDSLIGWGEAA from the coding sequence GTGCCTGGCCGTCACATAACCGATCATCAGATGAGGCTGTTCATGACATTGAGGAAAGATCACTCGGTAGCGCAGGCTGCGGTGAAGGCCGGGATGAGTCCCGCGACGGGCTATCGGCTGTTGCAGGATCCGCAGCGGCCGTTGCAGACGAAAGCGCCGCGCGGGCGGCGGCGTCCCGATCCGCTGGCAGGATACTTTGACGAGGAGGTCGTGCCGTTGCTGGAAGCAGCGCCCGGGCTTCGTCCGATCGCGATCTTCGAGGAGCTGCGCCGCCGGCATGGCAGCCTGCCGTTTGCGCGCCGGACGCTCGAGCGACGGATCAGGGCCTGGCGTGCGCTGCATGGGCCCGAACGCGAGGTCATCTTCCGGCAGTTGCATGAGCCTGGCAGACTTGGCCTGTCGGACTTTACCGATATGGGCGATTTTGATGTCACGGTCGCCGGCGTGCCGCTTGAGCACATGCTCTATCACTTCCGGCTGACCTATGGCGGGTTCGAGCACTGCCATGTGATCCTGGGCGGCGAGAGCTTTGTTGCCTTGGCCGAGGGGCTGCAGAATGCCTTGTGGTCAGCGGGCGGCGCACCGCGGCTTCACCGGACGGACAGCCTGTCGGCGGCGTTCCGCAATCTTGCTGCTGATGCCCGGGCTGATCTGACCACGCGATATGATGCGCTGTGCCAGCATTACGGGATGGAGCCGACCCGCAACAACACAGGGGTGGCCCATGAGAACGGTTCGATCGAGAGCTCTCATGGCCATATCAAGGCTGCGGTGAGGGATGCCTTGCTGCTGAGGGGAAGCAGCGACTTTGCCGATCTGGCGGCGTATCGCTGCTTCATCGATGAGGTCGTGACCGCGCGCAACCGGCGTCATGCTCCCTCGATCGATGCCGAGCGCCGCACCTTGCAGCCGCTGCCTGACACGCGCACGAGTGATTACGAGGAGGTGCTGGTCGCGGTCACCTCATCGGGCGGCTTCACCTTGCGCAAGGTGTTCTACACCGTGCCCTCGCGGCTGATCGGACACAAGCTGCGCGCGCGGCTTTACGATGACCGGATCGACCTGTTCCTGGGCGGCACCCAGCTGATGACCCTGGTGCGCGGCCGCGCTGGCGACAATGGCAAGCATGGTCATATCGTCGATTACCGGCATGTGATCCACTCGCTCAGGCGCAAGCCGATGGCGCTCATGGGGCTGGTCTATCGCGACAGCCTGTTCCCCCGCGAAGCCTACCGGCGGATGTTCGAGCATCTGCTGGAGCAAGAAGGCGAGCGCTCGGCTTGCAGGATCACCGTTGATCTGCTGGCCATGGCGCACGAGCGGGCCTGCGAGGCTGAACTTGCCGGACTGCTCGAAGCCGATCTTGCCGCGCGACGATGCCCTGACATCGGCGCCCTGCGAAGCCGGTTCTCCCCCGATCCCGCTCAGCTGCCCGCGGTCACGGTCAAGCTCGGCGGGCTTGCATCCTATGACAGCCTGATCGGATGGGGAGAGGCGGCATGA
- a CDS encoding transposase translates to MILKILALQALYSLCDEATEFQIKDWLSFQRFFACGSMPRWLIPPRSGCSVRGW, encoded by the coding sequence ATGATCTTGAAGATCTTGGCGCTGCAGGCTCTCTACTCGCTCTGTGACGAAGCAACCGAGTTCCAGATCAAGGACTGGCTTTCGTTCCAGCGGTTCTTCGCATGTGGCTCGATGCCAAGGTGGCTGATACCGCCACGGAGTGGCTGTTCCGTGAGAGGCTGGTAA
- a CDS encoding CpsD/CapB family tyrosine-protein kinase gives MGSNPSQQAAVSRSDFLLDSLEQVPATDISANIVGFHETDIKARPFKFLRSALRKRMREYGCQIIGITSPTPNNGKSFIASNLAASLSRVAREITILADLDLQRPTLRSLFNLAPAAGLGDYLAGEELSLTAIARRIEGSNMVIMPAFPQKGATAELAASERMTDLISEIRNFGGRPTIICDLPPLFVNDDAVLCAEQLDAVVLVVEQGVTTRKQLETSTQVLYPTKILGTVLNRFSGSIVDPLDYSGYLDYY, from the coding sequence TTGGGTTCGAATCCATCGCAGCAGGCTGCGGTTTCGCGATCGGACTTCCTGCTTGACAGTCTTGAGCAGGTCCCCGCAACAGATATCAGCGCCAACATCGTCGGCTTTCATGAGACTGACATCAAGGCGCGCCCATTCAAGTTTTTGCGCAGCGCACTCAGGAAGAGGATGAGGGAGTACGGATGCCAAATCATTGGCATCACTTCGCCCACCCCTAACAACGGGAAGTCATTCATTGCGTCTAATCTCGCAGCGTCGCTCAGCCGGGTCGCAAGGGAGATAACCATTCTCGCAGACCTCGATCTGCAGCGTCCCACTCTTCGCAGTCTATTCAACCTCGCACCCGCTGCTGGGCTGGGAGACTACTTGGCGGGAGAGGAGTTGTCCCTCACTGCGATCGCGCGACGGATTGAGGGCAGCAACATGGTGATCATGCCTGCATTCCCGCAAAAGGGGGCTACGGCCGAATTGGCAGCAAGTGAGCGAATGACGGACCTGATTTCAGAAATAAGGAACTTTGGTGGAAGGCCAACTATTATTTGTGATCTTCCGCCGCTATTCGTGAACGATGATGCGGTACTTTGTGCAGAACAGCTTGATGCAGTTGTCTTGGTGGTTGAGCAGGGCGTAACCACACGAAAGCAGCTCGAGACTTCGACCCAGGTCCTATACCCGACCAAGATACTCGGCACAGTGCTCAATCGTTTCTCGGGTAGCATCGTAGACCCACTCGATTATTCGGGATACTTGGATTATTATTGA
- a CDS encoding GumC family protein: MSRDDDEYMESKPAIGNLLPYLPAIIRERWIIVALPTFFFLCMGIAATFILPEVYRSSATLLVESPEVTEDVLGSDSVPVDRRIEIFRRQILSPSRLVELVQKYGLYTDERMDDSLSSAVAEMREAINIEAVPTSIQSSGFGRSSTITIELSYDYTEPSSAQAVIQDITEQMLFFDATQSSEQADNTVQFLTEQATSLQSQIDEVASEIRRITAANGLSLSNPGMLALNDSSGSYDVQIIALQRDNSLLRAQRAAEQSSAERDPIVSAAEADLAAAQAKYTENHPDIALARRRLEEARQLAAQNQERLPDDTIDQQIAANNAQIDALRSMKAQEVSRQARAQSALARSPLIQEQIAQKQQRLDLFNEQYEAVTERLRQAQASAKAENEQKGERLSVIEPPSLPEVPISPNRSLLIAGGLAGGAGLGLFLILAFELFLRPIRDPSDILAVTGVASLGSIPTIESGAGDGPKSWLSRISFGRLARPEETV; this comes from the coding sequence ATGAGTCGAGACGACGACGAGTACATGGAGAGTAAGCCGGCAATCGGGAATTTACTCCCTTACTTGCCAGCCATAATACGTGAGAGGTGGATTATTGTTGCCCTCCCGACATTTTTCTTTCTATGCATGGGGATTGCGGCGACTTTTATATTACCGGAAGTCTACCGCTCTTCCGCTACTTTATTGGTCGAATCTCCTGAAGTCACCGAAGATGTGCTAGGCTCAGACTCCGTACCTGTCGACCGGCGGATTGAGATATTTCGTCGGCAGATCTTGAGCCCATCCAGACTTGTCGAGCTGGTCCAGAAATACGGCCTTTACACTGATGAGCGAATGGATGATTCTCTGTCCAGCGCTGTCGCGGAGATGCGTGAGGCCATAAATATCGAAGCTGTGCCAACCAGCATTCAAAGTTCAGGCTTCGGACGTTCATCTACGATCACAATTGAGTTGAGCTACGACTATACGGAGCCCTCATCAGCTCAAGCGGTAATTCAAGATATTACCGAGCAGATGCTATTCTTCGATGCAACGCAGAGTTCCGAGCAGGCAGATAACACCGTACAATTTCTAACCGAGCAAGCTACATCTCTCCAATCACAGATCGATGAAGTCGCCTCTGAAATTCGACGTATAACGGCTGCGAATGGCCTATCGTTATCCAATCCTGGCATGCTGGCCCTCAACGATTCGAGTGGGAGCTACGACGTGCAGATCATTGCCCTCCAGCGCGACAATTCGCTGCTTAGGGCGCAGCGAGCCGCGGAGCAATCTTCTGCGGAGCGCGATCCCATTGTGTCGGCTGCCGAGGCAGATCTCGCCGCTGCTCAGGCGAAATACACTGAGAACCATCCTGATATCGCACTCGCGAGGCGCAGGCTAGAAGAGGCACGACAGCTCGCAGCTCAAAATCAAGAGAGGCTTCCAGATGATACAATCGACCAACAGATTGCCGCCAACAACGCTCAGATTGACGCGCTCAGGTCGATGAAGGCGCAAGAGGTTTCACGCCAAGCGCGCGCGCAAAGTGCGTTGGCACGCTCTCCTCTCATCCAAGAACAGATTGCTCAAAAGCAACAGAGACTGGATCTTTTCAATGAACAATACGAAGCGGTAACAGAGCGATTACGCCAGGCGCAGGCAAGTGCGAAGGCGGAAAATGAGCAAAAGGGCGAGCGCCTTTCTGTAATTGAGCCCCCAAGCCTTCCTGAGGTTCCGATATCCCCAAACCGTTCTCTTTTGATTGCTGGCGGCTTGGCAGGAGGCGCTGGGTTGGGTTTGTTCCTGATCCTCGCTTTCGAGCTCTTTCTGCGCCCTATTCGCGATCCCAGTGATATTCTAGCGGTCACGGGGGTAGCGTCGCTGGGATCGATACCCACAATAGAGAGCGGGGCCGGAGATGGACCTAAGTCGTGGCTGTCACGTATAAGCTTCGGCCGACTCGCTCGTCCCGAAGAAACTGTCTGA
- a CDS encoding polysaccharide biosynthesis/export family protein, with amino-acid sequence MRRASSSFRVGLFAILLIWSNLGGDDAALAQVGADAELRDRRSASGPDYRVNSGDQLEISVWREDELQREVMVLPDGTMSFPLIGTITAAGKTASEIEQQISSRLESNFVDGDVPDVTVTVARTSGLQFSVIGKVQSPGIFTPGRYVTILEALSFSGGVTEFASLSNIVVVRKSGETLTVVPVDLSDVLRSKSVSAADVSALPMIRSGDTIIVP; translated from the coding sequence ATGAGGCGCGCAAGCAGTTCGTTCCGCGTAGGTTTATTCGCAATTTTGCTCATATGGAGCAATCTTGGAGGGGATGATGCGGCATTGGCTCAAGTTGGGGCAGACGCTGAGCTAAGAGATCGCCGATCGGCATCTGGCCCTGACTACCGAGTCAATTCGGGCGATCAGCTAGAGATAAGTGTCTGGCGCGAGGATGAGCTACAGCGCGAGGTGATGGTCTTGCCCGATGGCACCATGAGCTTCCCACTCATAGGGACGATCACGGCCGCAGGAAAGACCGCTAGCGAAATTGAACAGCAGATTTCGAGTAGGCTCGAAAGTAATTTCGTCGATGGCGACGTGCCCGACGTGACTGTCACAGTTGCGAGGACAAGTGGGCTGCAGTTTTCGGTGATTGGCAAGGTCCAATCACCAGGCATTTTTACGCCCGGCCGATACGTCACCATCTTAGAGGCGCTCAGTTTCAGTGGCGGCGTAACTGAATTCGCTAGCCTCAGTAATATAGTCGTGGTCAGAAAGTCTGGGGAAACTTTGACCGTCGTCCCAGTGGACCTGTCAGATGTGCTGCGTTCCAAATCAGTCAGCGCTGCGGATGTAAGTGCCCTGCCCATGATCCGAAGCGGCGATACGATTATCGTACCTTGA
- a CDS encoding exopolysaccharide biosynthesis polyprenyl glycosylphosphotransferase, which produces MRDHLTTLPRRTNGHLRFTSNVVRTLGVLNDVGCFFLAFLLTIIFYELTIGEYYDGQIHQSAAIILTINFLLIRTSRDGYAPFKGQGEDVGGAAMADFLLATTLTILVVMQLGRLAEFSLGLSLLFTSFVIILLFLSRIAFRRLAYILMQRGFIGQRVAVYAESAKLAGKVTQLINLERLPHLRMLGYADERQQKNEVTDGMVHLGGFSALLDLARTGQLDQVILAVPRISQSRLDEITEALSAASIDICILPRETLELSTSYRVNYLGSLPVFAVWQQPMRDIDGLLKETLDYVLATLALLLLSPIMILTALAIKLESRGPVIFRQIRVGFNNNEISVLKFRSMYADLGDVSGVKRTERNDARVTRVGKFIRRTSIDELPQLFNVLKGEMSLVGPRPHATMMRVGDKFYFDAVRGYAARHRVKPGITGLAQVRGLRGEIATTERAKQRVEYDIYYIENWSPLLDIRIMIETIIKIAWDKDAY; this is translated from the coding sequence ATGCGCGATCATCTGACCACACTGCCTCGTCGGACCAATGGGCATTTGCGCTTTACCTCAAATGTGGTGCGCACGCTCGGCGTCCTGAATGACGTGGGCTGCTTTTTCCTAGCGTTTCTTTTGACCATCATTTTTTATGAATTGACGATCGGCGAGTACTATGACGGCCAGATCCACCAAAGCGCGGCCATCATCCTGACCATCAACTTTTTGTTAATACGGACTTCCAGAGATGGATATGCGCCGTTCAAAGGCCAAGGAGAAGATGTTGGAGGGGCCGCGATGGCGGACTTTCTGCTCGCCACCACTTTGACCATATTGGTTGTCATGCAACTGGGTAGGCTTGCAGAATTTTCTCTCGGCCTGAGCCTACTTTTCACATCCTTCGTGATAATTCTTCTATTTCTAAGCCGTATAGCATTCAGAAGGCTCGCTTACATTTTGATGCAGAGGGGCTTCATCGGCCAGAGGGTTGCCGTCTACGCCGAAAGCGCGAAGCTCGCAGGGAAAGTCACCCAATTGATCAACCTCGAAAGGCTGCCCCATTTGCGGATGTTGGGCTACGCAGACGAACGCCAGCAAAAAAATGAGGTTACAGATGGCATGGTGCATCTCGGCGGTTTTTCTGCGCTGCTTGATTTGGCGAGGACTGGTCAATTAGATCAGGTCATCCTCGCTGTGCCTAGAATCTCCCAATCACGGCTGGATGAAATCACCGAAGCCTTGAGTGCAGCTTCCATTGATATTTGTATCCTGCCCCGAGAGACCCTCGAATTATCTACGAGCTACCGTGTCAATTATCTCGGATCGCTTCCCGTATTCGCTGTTTGGCAGCAGCCGATGAGAGACATTGATGGACTGCTTAAAGAGACGTTGGACTACGTCCTAGCAACACTGGCGCTTTTGCTGCTCTCGCCAATCATGATCCTAACGGCATTGGCAATTAAACTCGAAAGTCGCGGCCCCGTAATTTTCAGGCAAATAAGGGTTGGTTTTAACAATAACGAAATATCTGTGCTCAAATTTCGATCGATGTATGCAGATCTTGGGGATGTAAGCGGCGTCAAGCGTACTGAGAGGAACGATGCGCGCGTCACTCGCGTCGGAAAGTTTATCCGCAGGACCAGCATCGACGAGCTCCCGCAGCTTTTCAATGTGCTAAAGGGCGAAATGTCGCTGGTGGGGCCGCGCCCGCACGCAACGATGATGCGCGTCGGCGATAAATTCTACTTTGATGCCGTGAGGGGCTACGCAGCCCGTCACAGGGTCAAGCCGGGGATCACAGGCCTTGCGCAAGTCCGGGGTCTAAGGGGGGAAATCGCGACAACGGAACGCGCTAAACAACGCGTGGAATACGACATCTACTACATCGAGAATTGGTCGCCTCTCCTCGACATTAGAATCATGATCGAAACGATCATAAAGATTGCTTGGGATAAAGATGCATACTGA
- a CDS encoding WecB/TagA/CpsF family glycosyltransferase: MHTDSDIQRFLGIDFANVSIERLAAELERLSRSAAFSFVVTPNVDHLVLLHDEESEIAELFRQACAAACFRLCDSRVLKILARSLGMPLEVVTGSDLTAYLFKRGKLDGKTVALIGGDAAMQEELGLRYPAVGIVQHIPPMGVLNNPDAIDKIEEFLANSQSEYALFAVGAPQSEIIALKCQSAGRSRGVALCVGASIDFLLGRKPRAPIWMQRLSLEWLFRLLSEPRRLARRYLIVAPRIFWIVWRFKRGQDFVRGKNSSGEVSDG; encoded by the coding sequence ATGCATACTGATAGCGACATTCAACGCTTTCTGGGCATCGACTTTGCGAACGTGAGCATCGAGCGCTTGGCGGCTGAGCTGGAGCGCTTATCACGAAGCGCCGCGTTCTCTTTCGTCGTCACCCCAAACGTTGATCATCTCGTACTCTTGCATGATGAGGAATCCGAGATCGCAGAATTATTCCGTCAGGCTTGTGCAGCTGCGTGCTTTCGCCTTTGTGACAGCCGTGTGCTAAAAATTTTGGCTCGTTCCCTAGGGATGCCTTTAGAAGTCGTAACGGGAAGCGATCTTACTGCGTATCTCTTCAAACGCGGGAAACTCGACGGTAAGACGGTGGCATTGATCGGGGGCGACGCTGCGATGCAAGAAGAACTCGGTCTGCGCTACCCAGCTGTCGGCATTGTTCAACATATCCCACCAATGGGAGTTTTGAATAATCCGGACGCAATAGATAAGATTGAAGAGTTTCTCGCAAATTCCCAATCTGAGTACGCCCTCTTTGCAGTCGGGGCACCACAAAGCGAAATCATTGCCCTGAAATGCCAGTCTGCTGGGCGCTCTAGAGGAGTCGCGCTGTGTGTTGGTGCCTCGATTGACTTCCTGCTTGGGCGCAAACCACGCGCGCCCATTTGGATGCAGCGTCTAAGCCTCGAATGGCTTTTCCGTCTACTCAGCGAACCACGCCGCTTGGCGCGACGATATCTGATTGTAGCCCCCCGGATCTTCTGGATCGTATGGCGCTTCAAGCGCGGTCAGGATTTTGTCAGAGGAAAAAATTCTTCGGGAGAAGTTTCCGATGGTTGA